In Rosa chinensis cultivar Old Blush chromosome 1, RchiOBHm-V2, whole genome shotgun sequence, a genomic segment contains:
- the LOC112174318 gene encoding uncharacterized protein LOC112174318 produces the protein MGSPPTKVQDDILREVDFLQGNDVPYEMGFGVFGSQIVLAGGLQLPQIYPTSKVYVLDTLRDKPKFIKRKANKPKAKARDHGFPEFQSPKYLPQLMEIEGKLYALELKLEEDFPSSSSFEVFDPQTGSWAALPDHPIIECGGLLSCAVVGTKFLISARDTPAYCFDVAEPTRPWNELRLRHDGHKLYDYNYPNSLPFLQVLVLDLEEDNHKILFSSRGNDIRVFHMNLSNDLALELIATVQVDIKFDESSVSFTHLGGQKVCFVFLDWWIFDKMRGVFFTFEYSFSKSAASPDTHTSSCGDDPYFRVSYPSNSNGRSFSAKTLGWRTFEYHYWSEEASPISTEVCGLAVLPLHHRHSEEQQQEPFRCKSCQFCFSNKKNLNSHLSISECCRSEQRLVQCKFCGCNFFHQELYAHFSSSVSCRSNFTGEI, from the exons ATGGGATCTCCACCAACCAAAGTCCAAGACGATATCCTGCGAGAAGTTGATTTTCTTCAAGGCAACGACGTTCCCTACGAGATGGGTTTCGGTGTGTTTGGATCTCAGATTGTTTTGGCCGGCGGACTTCAACTTCCACAAATATATCCGACTTCCAAGGTCTACGTGTTGGACACCTTGCGAGATAAGCCCAAGTTCATCAAACgcaaagccaacaaacccaAAGCTAAAGCTCGTGATCATGGTTTTCCGGAATTTCAATCACCAAAATATCTTCCCCAGCTGATGGAGATCGAGGGTAAACTGTACGCTCTCGAATTAAAGCTTGAAGAAGACTTCCCCAGCTCCTCGTCCTTTGAGGTATTTGACCCCCAAACCGGATCATGGGCCGCTCTTCCGGATCATCCGATTATCGAATGTGGTGGTCTCCTCTCCTGCGCAGTTGTGGGCACCAAGTTCTTGATCTCTGCTCGGGATACTCCGGCCTACTGCTTTGACGTGGCGGAGCCTACCCGACCATGGAATGAACTTCGTCTTCGTCATGACGGCCATAAACTGTACGATTATAATTACCCCAATTCCCTTCCCTTTCTgcaggttttggttttggacttggagGAGGATAATCATAAGATATTATTTTCCTCCCGTGGGAACGATATACGAGTCTTCCACATGAACCTGTCCAATGATCTCGCTCTCGAGCTTATAGCAACCGTACAGGTGGATATTAAATTTGATGAGTCCTCGGTCAGTTTCACCCATCTTGGAGGTCAAAAAGTAtgctttgtgttcttggattggTGGATTTTTGATAAGATGCGTGGGGTTTTCTTCACATTCGAATATTCCTTTTCGAAATCTGCTGCTAGTCCTGACACTCATACCAGCAGTTGTGGTGATGATCCATATTTCCGTGTGTCTTACCCCTCCAACTCGAATGGTAGATCCTTTTCTGCCAAAACACTGGGTTGGCGCACCTTTGAATACCACTACTGGTCTGAGGAAGCTTCTCCCATATCTACAGAAGTGTGCGGTTTAGCTGTGCTTCCACTCCATCACCGTCACAGT GAGGAGCAGCAGCAGGAACCCTTCCGCTGCAAAAGTTGCCAGTTCTGCTttagcaataaaaaaaatttgaattctCACTTATCTATCAGTGAGTGTTGCAGATCTGAGCAACGACTCGTCCAGTGCAAATTCTGCGGATGCAACTTTTTCCATCAAGAATTGTATGCTCACTTCAGTAGCAGTGTGAGTTGCAGATCCAATTTTACAGGTGAGATTTGA
- the LOC112182148 gene encoding LOW QUALITY PROTEIN: protein HOTHEAD (The sequence of the model RefSeq protein was modified relative to this genomic sequence to represent the inferred CDS: inserted 1 base in 1 codon), which yields MLRRMDFRWWRRSFAGAFVSWVFFFLRFSCSDKAPDFTFVKEATSAPPVISYDYIIIGGGTAGCPLAATLSHGGATVLLLERGGSPYTNPNITNIDNFASVLLDRSPTSPAQPFTSEDGVYNARARILGGGSAVNAGFYTRASTHYIKEMGWNQKMVEQAYEWVEKVVAFQPPLMEWQTALRDGLLEVGVLPNNGFTYNHLYGTKVGGTIFDKEGHRHTAADLLQYAKPSSITVYLHAIVHKILFRHIPGRARPQAYGVIYKDANGVRHQAYLKNNSKNEIILTAGAIGSPQLLMLSGIGPGYHLPTHGIQVVVDQPLVGQGMADNPMNVLLIPSPLPVEVSLVQVVGITKFDTYIEGASGLSLAYPLARRLAKSFRLILNQSDYEPFKVPPEAMAIAVDTVNAVVNRTLRAGVILEKXTGPLSTGHLELRNVDPDDTPSVTFNYFKEPEDLRRCIEGMVTIISVVNSKSFSKFRYKSMPIEALINLMLTLPINNRRRHANASFSLEQFCIDTVMTIWHYHGGCQVGRVVDKEYRVLGVDSLRVVDGSTFHSTPGTNPQATVMMLGRYVGERIVHERYLSRRSEQKN from the exons ATGTTGAGAAGAATGGATTTCAGATGGTGGAGAAGATCATTCGCTGGAGCTTTTGTTTCTtgggttttcttctttcttcgcTTTTCTTGCTCAGACAAAG CTCCAGACTTCACATTTGTGAAAGAAGCAACGTCGGCTCCGCCAGTGATTTCCTACGACTACATAATTATCGGCGGCGGTACTGCTGGGTGTCCTTTAGCTGCTACTCTCTCTCACGGCGGCGCAACCGTCTTACTCCTGGAACGTGGTGGCTCTCCCTACACCAATCCTAACATCACCAACATTGACAACTTCGCTTCTGTTCTTCTGGACAGGTCTCCCACTTCTCCGGCACAGCCCTTCACCTCCGAGGATGGTGTCTACAATGCAAGGGCACGCATCCTCGGGGGTGGCTCGGCCGTCAACGCCGGGTTTTACACTCGTGCCAGCACGCACTACATCAAGGAAATGGGCTGGAACCAAAAAATGGTCGAACAGGCTTATGAATGGGTTGAGAAAGTTGTGGCATTTCAACCTCCCTTGATGGAGTGGCAGACTGCTCTCAGAGATGGCTTGCTTGAAGTCGGAGTGTTGCCGAATAACGGCTTTACCTACAACCATTTGTACGGTACTAAAGTCGGAGGTACCATTTTCGACAAAGAAGGTCATAGACACACCGCCGCGGATTTGCTTCAGTATGCAAAGCCCAGCAGTATCACTGTCTATTTGCATGCCATTGTGCACAAGATCTTGTTTAGACACATTCCCG GAAGGGCAAGGCCGCAAGCTTATGGTGTGATTTATAAAGATGCAAATGGAGTGAGGCACCAAGCTTACCTAAAGAATAACTCCAAGAACGAGATTATATTAACAGCTGGAGCTATTGGGAGCCCTCAGCTTCTGATGCTGAGTGGTATTGGGCCGGGTTACCATCTTCCGACCCACGGTATTCAGGTGGTGGTGGATCAGCCCTTGGTGGGGCAGGGAATGGCTGATAACCCAATGAACGTCCTCCTCATTCCGTCACCTCTGCCGGTTGAGGTGTCTCTTGTTCAAGTTGTGGGCATAACCAAGTTTGATACCTACATTGAAGGAGCTAGCGGACTCAGCTTGGCTTATCCTTTGGCTCGAAGGCTTGCTAAAAGCTTTAGGCTCATCTTGAATCAG AGTGATTATGAGCCTTTCAAAGTTCCACCAGAAGCCATGGCGATAGCTGTAGACACTGTAAACGCAGTTGTGAATCGGACCCTCAGAGCTGGAGTCATCCTCGAAA TCACAGGTCCACTCTCCACAGGTCATCTAGAGCTCAGGAACGTAGACCCTGATGACACTCCGTCTGTCACATTTAACTACTTCAAAGAGCCAGAGGACTTGAGGAGGTGCATTGAGGGTATGGTGACCATTATCAGTGTGGTCAATTCCAAATCCTTTTCGAAATTCCGTTATAAAAGCATGCCAATCGAAGCTCTCATTAACCTAATGCTGACTTTGCCGATAAACAATAGGCGAAGGCATGCAAATGCTTCATTTTCCTTGGAACAATTTTGCATAGACACAGTGATGACCATATGGCATTATCATGGAGGTTGTCAAGTTGGTAGGGTTGTGGACAAAGAATACAGGGTGCTTGGTGTTGATTCACTTAGGGTTGTTGATGGATCGACATTTCATTCGACTCCAGGAACTAATCCCCAAGCTACTGTCATGATGCTTGGCAG GTATGTGGGAGAAAGGATTGTTCATGAGAGATACCTATCCCGAAGATCAGAACAGAAGAATTGA